The following proteins are encoded in a genomic region of Hyla sarda isolate aHylSar1 chromosome 3, aHylSar1.hap1, whole genome shotgun sequence:
- the B3GNT7 gene encoding UDP-GlcNAc:betaGal beta-1,3-N-acetylglucosaminyltransferase 7 isoform X2: MLTIFQRGASPGLLFTQSSMDSEELLSTMKRDTYPVPGGFWSVKTEQTTATVTDIYPTEWDVKSINCTANWNLTNLDWYKTLEPNFKQFLLYRHCRYFPMIINNPQKCSGDIDLLIVVKSIITQHDRREVIRKTWGKEKEINGKKIRTVFLLGTAMKEEERANYQKLLDFENKIYGDILQWDFLDSFFNLTLKEVHFLKWMTIYCQHVSYIFKGDDDVFVSPNNILDFLDGNNTPDLFVGDVLYKARPIRKKENKYYIPNSLYNKSLYPPYAGGGGFIMAGSLVKRLFKASETLDLYPIDDVFLGMCLEVIKVNPVLHEGFKTFGIVRNKNSKMNKEPCFYRSMLVVHKLLPPELLQMWELVHSNLTCSRKVNIL, translated from the coding sequence ATGTTGACCATCTTCCAGAGGGGGGCATCCCCTGGACTACTTTTCACTCAGAGTAGTATGGATTCAGAAGAGCTTTTGAGTACTATGAAAAGAGACACCTATCCTGTCCCAGGTGGATTTTGGTCAGTCAAAACAGAACAGACAACAGCTACTGTTACCGATATATATCCTACTGAATGGGATGTAAAGTCTATCAACTGCACTGCTAATTGGAACCTTACCAATTTGGACTGGTATAAGACTCTGGAACCTAACTTCAAACAGTTTCTTCTGTACCGCCACTGTCGTTATTTCCCAATGATTATTAATAACCCACAAAAGTGCAGTGGagacattgatcttttaattgtGGTTAAATCAATAATAACTCAGCATGACCGCAGGGAAGTAATCCGTAAAACTTGGGGCAAGGAGAAAGAAATTAATGGCAAAAAGATAAGAACTGTATTTCTTCTTGGAACTGCCATGAAAGAAGAGGAGCGAGCAAATTACCAAAAACTGTTGGATTTTGAGAACAAGATATATGGAGATATTCTACAGTGGGATTTTCTAGATTCCTTTTTTAACTTAACTTTGAAGGAAGTGCACTTTTTAAAGTGGATGACTATATACTGTCAGCATGTATCCTATATTTTTAAAGGGGATGACGATGTATTTGTCAGCCCCAATAATATCTTGGACTTTTTAGATGGCAATAACACACCAGACCTCTTTGTAGGAGACGTACTCTACAAAGCACGACCTATCcggaagaaagaaaataaatactACATTCCAAATTCCCTGTATAATAAAAGCCTCTATCCCCCATATGCTGGCGGTGGTGGATTTATCATGGCTGGTTCTTTGGTAAAGAGATTGTTTAAGGCTTCTGAAACCTTGGATCTGTATCCTATTGATGATGTCTTTCTGGGGATGTGCCTAGAAGTTATTAAGGTTAACCCTGTTTTGCATGAAGGCTTTAAAACTTTTGGCATTGTCAGGAATAAAAACAGTAAAATGAACAAGGAACCATGTTTTTATCGTAGTATGCTTGTTGTGCACAAACTTCTGCCTCCTGAGCTACTACAAATGTGGGAACTTGTACATAGTAACTTAACCTGTTCTCGAAAGGTCAACATCCTTTAG